The Macaca fascicularis isolate 582-1 chromosome 11, T2T-MFA8v1.1 genome includes a region encoding these proteins:
- the LOC102140360 gene encoding C-type lectin domain family 2 member H-like isoform X1, protein MCGNLRFGARWTGKGLRRAPPWSEGGAFSWSSEKSGRRRLRFDLPSVTPPGPSQMDKTLQRKCLALMSAVTPAKVYCCLFIIAVLTTSVIVLSIVLSEFPEKIQSPFQPLDWP, encoded by the exons ATGTGCGGAAACTTGAGGTTTGGAGCCCGTTGGACCGGAAAGGGGCTGCGTAG AGCCCCGCCCTGGAGTGAAGGAGGAGCCTTCTCCTGGAGCTCCGAAAAAAGCGGAAGGCGGCGGCTTCGCTTCGATTTACCCAGTGTGACCCCTCCAGGGCCTTCTCAGATGG ataaaactctgcaAAGAAAATGTCTAGCACTTATGTCTGCAGTAACTCCTGCCAAGGTTTACTGTTGCTTGTTCATCATTGCAGTCCTCACTACAAGTGTGATTGTACTTTCTATTGTTTTGTCAG AATTTCCTGAAAAGATACAAAGCCCCTTCCAACCATTGGATTGGCCTTAG
- the LOC102140360 gene encoding C-type lectin domain family 2 member H-like isoform X2: MCGNLRAPPWSEGGAFSWSSEKSGRRRLRFDLPSVTPPGPSQMDKTLQRKCLALMSAVTPAKVYCCLFIIAVLTTSVIVLSIVLSEFPEKIQSPFQPLDWP, encoded by the exons ATGTGCGGAAACTTGAG AGCCCCGCCCTGGAGTGAAGGAGGAGCCTTCTCCTGGAGCTCCGAAAAAAGCGGAAGGCGGCGGCTTCGCTTCGATTTACCCAGTGTGACCCCTCCAGGGCCTTCTCAGATGG ataaaactctgcaAAGAAAATGTCTAGCACTTATGTCTGCAGTAACTCCTGCCAAGGTTTACTGTTGCTTGTTCATCATTGCAGTCCTCACTACAAGTGTGATTGTACTTTCTATTGTTTTGTCAG AATTTCCTGAAAAGATACAAAGCCCCTTCCAACCATTGGATTGGCCTTAG